TTCTGGCCGCTGTCGACCGAGGCCCGCCCGAAGCAGTTCCTCGACCTCGACCGGCGCGGCCGCACGCTGCTGCAGGCGACCGTCGACCGGGTCGCGCCGCTCGTGGGGGGTCCGGAGCGGGTGGTGGTGGCGACCGCGGCGCGCTACGAGGCGCTCGTGCGCGAGCAGGTGCCGGAGGTGCCGCCCGAGAACCTGCTGCTGGAACCGGTCGGGCGGGATTCCGGTCCGGCGATCGCGTTGGCGGCGTTGCGGATCCGCGCGCGGTTCGGGGACGCCCTGATGGCGACGTTCGCCAGCGACCACCAGGTGGAGGACCTCGACGCGTTCGCGGCGACGGTCGAGCGGGCGATGGCGGTGGCGGAGGCGTACGGGGGGTTGGTGGCGATCGGGGTGCGGCCGACCCGCCCGTCGACGGCGTACGGGTACCTGGAGCGGGGGGCGCCGCGGGACGGGGGGTTCGCGTTGGTGCGCTTCACGGAGAAACCGACGCGCGAGCGGGCGGAACGGTGGGTGGCGGACGGGCGCCACCTGTGGAACGCCGGGATGTTCGTCTGGACGACCGACGCGATCCTGGCGGCGTTGGATGCGCACGCGCCCGACCTGATGGCGCCGCTTCGGACCGCCGTCGCGGAGGACGCCGTCGAGGCGCGCTTCGCGGACCTGCCGAAGATCAGCATCGACTACGCCGTGATGGAGAAGGCGGAGGGCAACACCCTCGTGGAGGGGGACTTCGGGTGGGACGACGTCGGGGACTGGCGGGCGCTGGAGCGCTTGCTGCCCCGCGACGACGACGAGGTGCGGACGGTCTTCGGGGCGCACGCGGGGCACGACGCGTCGGGCAACATCGTCTACACCGACGGTCCCGAGGACGTCCTCGTGGCGTTCGGGGTGGAGGGGCTCGTGATCGTCAAGCGCGGCGACACGGTGCTGGTGTTCCCCAAGGACCGCGTGGGCGACATCAAGGAGCTGCTGGAGGACGAGCGGCTGCGCGACCTGGTGCCCTGAGGGCGTCAGGCGCCGCGTTGCGCGAGCCAGGTGAGGGTCCACAGGATCCCCATGCCGGCCGCGAGGGTGGGCAGGACGTGTTTCGTGCGCCAGGCGACGACCAACGCGAGCACGCCGGCGACGAGGCGCACGTCGAGCGGCCCGACCGTCGCGCCGCTCGGTGCGAACAGGGCGGGGGCGACGAGCGCGGCGAGCACCGCCTGGGGGACGTACGCCAGCGCGCGGCGCAGGAGCGGGGGGAGGCCCGCATCGCCGAGCATCACGAACGACGCCCGCAACGCCCACGTCACGACGCCCATCGCCAGGATCGTGCCCCACAGCGCCAGCCCGCTCACGCCGCCCCCTCCGTCGGGGCGGGCGGCCGCGCGGCGTCCGCGGCGGTGCCGGCGGCGATGCCGAGGACGGCACCGATCACCAGCCCGAGGTTGTGCGGGAGGCCGTCGAGGGCGAGCGCCGCGCCGCCGCCGACGACGGCGGCGACGAGGCCGGGACGGTCGCGGACGGCGGGGGCGAGCATCGCGAGGAAGGTGAGGGGAATGGCGAACTCGAGCTGCCAGGCGGGCGGCACCTGCGCCCCGAGCAGCGCCCCGAGGAGGGTGGTGGCCTGCCACAGGACCCAGAGCGGGGTGGCGACCCCGAGGTAGTAGTCGCGGCGGGGGGCGTCGGGGGCGCGGCGGAAGCGGAGGATCGAGAAGGCGTACGCCTGGTCGGTCATCAGGTACGCGAGCCCGGCGCGGACGGGGCGCGGGATCGCGCGCATCCAGGGGGCCAACGAGGCGCTGTACATCGCCATGCGGAGGTTCACCATGAAGGTCGTCGCGAGGATCACCGCGACGCCGGCCCCCTGCGCGAGGAGGGCGAGGGCGGCGAGCTGCGAGGCGCCGGCGAACACGACGACCGACAGGCCGACCGCCTCGAGGGGCGACAGCCCGACGCTGGCGGCGCTGGCGCCGGCGATCGTGCCGAACGGCGCGACGCCCAGCATCATCGGGGCGACGTCGCGGAACCCCCGCAGGTAGGCGTCGCGCGAGAAGGCCATGCGGGGAGTATCCCAGGCCGGAGGCCCCGGGGGGCCGACGGAGCGGGTGCGGTGGAGGGGGGCGGGGGAGGCGTCGGGGGCGGACGTGCGAGCGCCCGGGTACGCCTGCGCCAGCCGAAGCTCGTGCAGGCGTACCCGGGCGCTCGGCACGGCCCGCTCCGCCGAGTGGGGCGGGTACGGGCCGGACTCGGCCACGACGGTGCCCGGGCAGCGTAGCGCACCGGCGCGGCGCGCGGCGTGCGGGGGATCGGCCGAGCCCCCCTCGGCCCCGGTCCCCATCGGTCTGGGCAGGCACCGAGCCCGCGAGGGGGCGGCGCCCCGGCGCCGCTAGCCTCGCCCCATGCCCCCCACGACGCCGACCGCCTCCGACGCCCCGCCCCGTCCCTCGTACCCACCGGCCGGCCCGCCGGACGCGCCCGGGCCCGCGCCCGCCGCGTGGCCCGCCGACCACCCCGAACCGGCGGAGGTCACGCGCCGGCGCGAGGCGTGGCGCGACGCCGTCCGGGCGCGCGCCCGCCGCCACCGCGCGACCGACGCGGAGCTGGTGCTGCCCGCCGGCGCGCACCTCCTGAAGCGCGACGACCCGCCCCGGCCCACGGAGCGGGCGCCGTCGTTCGCGCCCGAGGTGGCCGCCACCTGGGCGCCGCTGCGCAGCGAACGGCTGGTGGCCGAGGCCCGCGTCCTGGAGGCGGAACGCGCGTGGCGCGACGCGTGGCGGGACGCCCTGCACGCCGCCCTCGCCGCCCCCGTCGAACGGGCGCGGCTCGAGGTGGAGCGGGCCGACGCGCGCGCCGCGCTCGCGGGCGGCGACCCGGACGACGCGCGCGACGCGGCGCTGGACCTCCGCATCGCGGAGGCGGACCTCGTGGCGCTGCACCGCGACGCCCACGAGGCGTTGGCGCCCCTTCGGTCGGCCGGACCGGACGCCGCCCAGGGCGGCCGGACCCCGCCCGCGTCGTGGCCGGTGCTGGCGGACGTCGAACGCCCCGCCCTGACGCCGCCGCCGGCCCCGCCGGCGGCCGCGACGCTGCACGTCCGCGCGCGGGTCGCGCGGGCGCTGGCCGACGTCGCGCGCAGCGAACGCCGCCGAACCGCGGCGCTCCTTCCGCACGTCGGGCTCGAGGTCGGGTACGCCGGACGCCACGCCGAAACGAGCGGCTCCGTGGAGCTTCGTGCGGGCCGCCCCGAGGCGGAGGTGCGCGCCCGGGCCCGCGGCACCCCCCGCGAGCGGGCCTGGGTCGACCTCGAAGCGAGCGTCCGGTTCGGGAGCGACGCGGGGCGGCGGACGCGCGATCTGGAGGACGCCCGCCGCGACCTGGAGCGGGCTCGCGAGCGGGCGACGCGCGACGTCGGTGCGGACGTGACGGAGGCGCGCAACGACCTCGACGTCGCCACGGCCCGATGGCGGGCGGCGGAGGCGGCGCGCGCCGCGGCGTGGTCGGCGGGCCGCCCGGACGCGGGCGCGCTGGACGACGCGCGGCGGGACTGGCTGCGCTACCTGCGCGAAGCGATGCGCGACGCCGAGGCGCGCGAGGGGTGGCCGACGCCGGCCGGGACGCCCCCCTGACGTCGGAGCGCTCGGTGCCCTCCCATGCGCGAGCGGCCGCCCGAGGGGCGGCCGCTCGCTTCCGGAGGGGTCGTGAGCGGGATGTCGCGGGTCCCGCCCGACCGTGCGCTGCGGGCTTCGAAAGCACGCCGCGGCGCCCCCTACGTGTACCGCGTTTGTCGGTCGGTGACGTCGGATTGTGCGTGGTGCGCCGCTCGGTTCGGCCTCGATGTCCGCACCGGTTCGGTTCAGGGGTCGTTCGCGAGGGGCCAGCCGGCCCGGACGTCGGTGCTCGAGAGGTCGACGCGGAACCCCGGGAGGGGGGCGAACAGGTCGGCGAGGTCCGCGGGGACGTCGAGGTCCTCGAGGGTCCGGAAGCCGTCGTCGCCGGCTCGGCCGGCGACCAGGAAGCGCGCCCCCGCCGCGCGGATGCGCCCGAGGGCGGCGCGCAGCGCCTCCGTCCCGCCGTAGAAGCGGGGTTCGAGCACCCGCCGGGCGGTGTCCGCCCCCAGGACGAACGTCGTGCCCGGCCACGCCTCGGCCTTGTCGGAGAACAGGGCGGCGTGCCCGAGCACGATCGGGCGGTCGCCGTACGCCTGCGCCGCCCGGAGGCGCGCGTCGGCGGGATCCATCGGCGCCTTGTCGGCGTTCACGAGCGGGAGTTCGTAGCCGGCGGGGCGCCCCAGGTGGGCCTCGGCGGCGGCGGCGAGGTCGCGGTGCCCCGGGTGCATCGGGTGGAAGCTGCCCGACACCAGCACCGGCGGCGGCGGGGCGTCGGTCGGGCGTCCGTTCACG
The nucleotide sequence above comes from Trueperaceae bacterium. Encoded proteins:
- a CDS encoding sugar phosphate nucleotidyltransferase; this encodes MTTGGRERVALVMAGGRGQRFWPLSTEARPKQFLDLDRRGRTLLQATVDRVAPLVGGPERVVVATAARYEALVREQVPEVPPENLLLEPVGRDSGPAIALAALRIRARFGDALMATFASDHQVEDLDAFAATVERAMAVAEAYGGLVAIGVRPTRPSTAYGYLERGAPRDGGFALVRFTEKPTRERAERWVADGRHLWNAGMFVWTTDAILAALDAHAPDLMAPLRTAVAEDAVEARFADLPKISIDYAVMEKAEGNTLVEGDFGWDDVGDWRALERLLPRDDDEVRTVFGAHAGHDASGNIVYTDGPEDVLVAFGVEGLVIVKRGDTVLVFPKDRVGDIKELLEDERLRDLVP
- a CDS encoding AzlD domain-containing protein, producing the protein MSGLALWGTILAMGVVTWALRASFVMLGDAGLPPLLRRALAYVPQAVLAALVAPALFAPSGATVGPLDVRLVAGVLALVVAWRTKHVLPTLAAGMGILWTLTWLAQRGA
- a CDS encoding AzlC family ABC transporter permease produces the protein MAFSRDAYLRGFRDVAPMMLGVAPFGTIAGASAASVGLSPLEAVGLSVVVFAGASQLAALALLAQGAGVAVILATTFMVNLRMAMYSASLAPWMRAIPRPVRAGLAYLMTDQAYAFSILRFRRAPDAPRRDYYLGVATPLWVLWQATTLLGALLGAQVPPAWQLEFAIPLTFLAMLAPAVRDRPGLVAAVVGGGAALALDGLPHNLGLVIGAVLGIAAGTAADAARPPAPTEGAA